Proteins encoded in a region of the Triticum dicoccoides isolate Atlit2015 ecotype Zavitan chromosome 3A, WEW_v2.0, whole genome shotgun sequence genome:
- the LOC119271180 gene encoding tau-cadinol synthase-like — MASAVAASGGARVCMKSGQGQATFVLATKSPRKLMAKPSCCMKIDGGFGGGARSAVQGRRSVASPLAAAAVPEKQSGFEPSPWSDFFTGYEPEPLQKSEEWMLVRANELKEHVCMMFKSCNNMATQICLLDTLQHLGIDYHFKEKIDTILSQILESEFFSSSSLSEVALGFRLLREHGHWVSPAHLHVHGEPTLEEAITFARHHLRSMRGSDLKTPLANQVKRALHIPLPRACKRIETLHYISEYKEEEGYNPVLLELAKLDFNLLQHVHLKELKAITEWWNNFSRNIGLSYIRCRVVESYTWAYVVYYQRGFKLPRRIIAMMIVLITTVDDTYDIHATIDDCRKLHEAIQSNNDDWCRLSRANTPPLYAVDILPEYLKRLYMELLITFKNIEDEVPANVDYNVSYLRKAFQNHVSGYLQEAEWSHNNHWPKFEDQVNLTSLTVGGPTLSLSVMAGVDRKIMKQSLDWAAGVPDVVIAGGKIVRFMNDIAAFKRRKCKGDAASSVECYIHEHGVTDKVAIARIDELIEEEWKILNKARFENHALLPALQPIIDLARSSSLFYDNRNDVYTTSTHLQETVESLFLKPI, encoded by the exons ATGGCATCCGCCGTTGCTGCCAGTGGCGGCGCCAGAGTGTGCATGAAGTCTGGGCAAGGTCAGGCAACTTTTGTCTTAGCGACCAAAAGCCCAAGAAAACTAATGGCTAAACCATCGTGCTGTATGAAAATTGACGGAGGCTTCGGCGGCGGAGCCCGGTCAGCTGTACAGGGTCGTCGGTCTGTGGCCTCGCCACTGGCTGCTGCCGCCGTTCCTGAAAAGCAGTCCGGCTTTGAACCCTCACCGTGGAGCGACTTCTTTACTGGATATGAGCCAGAACCACTGCAG AAGTCTGAGGAATGGATGTTGGTGAGAGCTAATGAACTGAAGGAACATGTATGCATGATGTTTAAGTCTTGTAACAATATGGCAACGCAAATTTGCTTACTGGATACACTCCAACATCTTGGAATAGATTACCACTTTAAAGAGAAGATCGACACTATTCTAAGCCAGATCTTGGAGAGTGAATTTTTTAGTAGCTCAAGCCTCAGTGAAGTTGCTCTAGGGTTTCGCTTGCTTAGGGAGCATGGCCATTGGGTTTCTCCAG CTCATCTTCATGTTCATGGTGAGCCAACACTCGAAGAAGCCATAACTTTTGCGAGGCATCATCTTAGATCAATGAGGGGTAGTGATCTGAAGACCCCACTAGCTAATCAAGTCAAACGGGCCCTTCACATACCACTGCCACGGGCTTGTAAGAGGATAGAGACACTGCATTATATCTCTGAGTACAAAGAAGAGGAAGGATATAATCCAGTTCTATTGGAGCTCGCAAAACTAGATTTTAACCTTTTACAACATGTCCACTTGAAGGAGCTCAAAGCGATTACTGA GTGGTGGAACAATTTTTCTAGAAATATTGGACTAAGTTATATTCGTTGTCGCGTGGTGGAGAGCTACACTTGGGCCTATGTGGTATATTATCAGAGAGGTTTCAAACTACCAAGACGTATTATCGCAATGATGATTGTACTTATTACGACTGTGGATGACACATATGATATTCATGCTACCATAGATGATTGTCGGAAGTTACATGAAGCCATACAAAG caacaatgatGACTGGTGTCGCCTCAGTAGGGCCAACACCCCGCCATTGTA TGCCGTTGATATTCTGCCAGAGTACCTCAAGAGGTTGTATATGGAGTTGCTGATAACATTTAAGAATATTGAGGATGAAGTGCCAGCCAACGTCGACTACAATGTTTCCTACCTTAGAAAAGCG TTTCAAAATCACGTCAGCGGTTATCTACAAGAAGCCGAATGGTCACACAATAATCACTGGCCAAAATTTGAAGATCAAGTAAATTTGACTAGCCTAACGGTAGGCGGACCAACACTATCATTGAGTGTGATGGCAGGCGTGGATAGAAAAATAATGAAGCAGTCACTCGATTGGGCAGCTGGCGTACCCGACGTTGTTATAGCAGGTGGAAAGATTGTACGTTTCATGAACGACATTGCTGCATTTAAG CGTCGGAAGtgcaagggtgatgcagcaagctcCGTGGAGTGTTACATCCATGAGCATGGAGTCACAGACAAGGTGGCCATTGCAAGGATCGATGAACTAATAGAAGAGGAATGGAAGATTTTGAACAAAGCTCGCTTTGAAAATCATGCGCTTCTCCCAGCCTTGCAACCAATTATTGATTTAGCACGCAGCTCATCATTGTTCTATGATAATAGGAACGACGTGTACACAACAAGTACACATCTTCAGGAGACTGTCGAGAGCCTATTCCTCAAGCCCATCTAG